The following coding sequences lie in one Microbacterium sp. XT11 genomic window:
- a CDS encoding lipopolysaccharide biosynthesis protein, with amino-acid sequence MVSSLAHSAARGAYFTLAAQAARIVLQLLSVVILARILSPHDYGLLAIVLVVVGLGEIFRDFGLTSASIQAPELSAGQRDNLFWINAGMGVVLTAVMFSLSWAIGAVTGKPELVGISQWLSLSFLLNGLATQHRANLMRDLKLRPLAVIDVASSAIALAVAIAVAIAGAGYWALVVQQLVTSIVVLAGVVIAGRWVPRLYSRSHPVAQMVNFGWTLVATNLIGYASRQIDTVLISFRFGTVPLGLYNRAFQLIMTPLAQVRSPLQSVALPVLSRVQQDQPRFENYVTAAQLALGFLFGIPVAIVAGLAEPVVDIMLGSRWAEAAPMLRMFAIAGILTTVSFVGYWVYLARGLGAELLRYTIVTALLKVVCIVIGSFFGILGVAVAFAVHPALAWPISLSWLSRITPMPRRQLYQGACRIIAVSLAAGLAAWGAGLIVAGTSSWLQLAAGLVAGLAVSACALVVPAYRRDAKTLSAFVRLMLTREGRAS; translated from the coding sequence ATGGTCTCCTCGCTCGCGCACTCGGCGGCACGGGGCGCGTACTTCACCCTCGCCGCGCAGGCCGCGCGGATCGTCCTGCAGCTGCTCTCCGTGGTGATCCTCGCGCGCATCCTCTCCCCCCACGATTACGGACTGCTCGCGATCGTGCTCGTCGTCGTCGGCCTCGGGGAGATCTTCCGCGACTTCGGGCTGACCTCGGCGTCCATCCAGGCGCCGGAGCTGTCGGCGGGCCAGAGAGACAACCTGTTCTGGATCAACGCGGGCATGGGCGTCGTGCTCACGGCCGTGATGTTCTCGCTCTCGTGGGCCATCGGCGCCGTCACGGGCAAGCCGGAGCTCGTCGGCATCTCCCAGTGGCTGTCGCTGTCGTTCCTGCTCAACGGGCTGGCGACCCAGCACCGCGCCAACCTCATGCGCGATCTCAAGCTGCGCCCGCTCGCCGTGATCGACGTGGCGTCGTCGGCGATCGCCCTCGCCGTGGCGATCGCCGTGGCCATCGCCGGCGCCGGTTACTGGGCGCTCGTGGTGCAGCAGCTCGTGACGTCGATCGTCGTGCTGGCGGGGGTCGTCATCGCGGGGCGCTGGGTTCCCCGTCTCTATTCGCGGTCGCACCCCGTGGCGCAGATGGTGAACTTCGGGTGGACGCTCGTCGCGACCAACCTCATCGGCTACGCGTCGCGGCAGATCGACACCGTGCTGATCAGCTTCCGGTTCGGAACCGTGCCGCTCGGCCTCTACAACCGGGCGTTCCAGCTCATCATGACGCCTCTGGCACAGGTGCGCTCTCCGCTGCAGTCGGTCGCCCTTCCCGTGCTGTCGAGGGTGCAGCAGGATCAGCCGCGCTTCGAGAACTACGTCACGGCCGCGCAGCTCGCCCTCGGGTTCCTCTTCGGCATCCCGGTCGCGATCGTCGCCGGGCTCGCCGAGCCCGTGGTCGACATCATGCTGGGAAGCCGCTGGGCGGAGGCCGCCCCGATGCTGCGCATGTTCGCCATCGCCGGCATCCTCACCACCGTCTCGTTCGTCGGGTACTGGGTGTACCTCGCCCGCGGCCTCGGCGCAGAGCTGCTGCGCTACACGATCGTGACGGCGCTCCTGAAGGTCGTGTGCATCGTGATCGGCTCGTTCTTCGGCATCCTCGGCGTGGCCGTCGCCTTCGCGGTGCATCCCGCTCTCGCGTGGCCGATCTCGCTGTCCTGGCTGTCGCGCATCACGCCGATGCCGCGTCGGCAGCTCTACCAGGGCGCCTGCCGCATCATCGCGGTCTCCCTCGCGGCCGGCCTCGCGGCGTGGGGCGCAGGACTGATCGTCGCGGGCACGAGCTCCTGGCTGCAGCTGGCCGCTGGCCTGGTCGCCGGGCTCGCCGTCTCGGCCTGTGCCCTGGTCGTGCCCGCCTACCGCCGCGACGCGAAGACGCTGTCGGCATTCGTGCGGCTCATGCTCACCAGGGAGGGCCGCGCCTCCTGA
- a CDS encoding polysaccharide biosynthesis tyrosine autokinase: MKADATGWSLGSAWAAIRKFWYVIIGMAVIGGAVAYGISSTTTPQFQSTATLYFAMNQGTTGTDLNQGSTYTQSQMLSFAQLATSSRVLAPVIDDLGLDSTPKELTRNIAITIPQDTTILSVEVTSTSAKRAAEIANAISEELSGAVEEIVAKSVDQKPTIVPSVIDEAVVPQFQSLPNKSRDGALGGVLGLVLGILVAFIATIADTKVRNEAALARVTDLPYLGSITRTKRGTDAGLITVREPRSHIAEDFRRVQSALAFANVDGESRRLLITSASPAEGKSTFSANLAVTLADLGERTLLIDADLRRPRAGEIFGLDSSVGLTSVVLGSVDLSEAVVPWRASGPNLLLSGEVPPNSASVLTSHAFADVLDEAGEGNDVVVIDSPPVLTVADTNLLAPLADGVVIVVDASKTSRPQLAATIRTLEGAGASIIGIVLNKVRLARGRTTYYTEEKSGSA; encoded by the coding sequence ATGAAGGCTGACGCGACGGGGTGGAGCCTCGGCAGTGCGTGGGCGGCGATCCGCAAGTTCTGGTACGTGATCATCGGAATGGCGGTGATCGGCGGTGCCGTGGCGTACGGCATCTCGTCCACCACGACGCCGCAGTTCCAATCGACGGCCACGCTGTACTTCGCGATGAACCAGGGCACGACCGGCACCGACCTCAACCAGGGATCCACCTACACGCAGTCGCAGATGCTCTCGTTCGCGCAGCTGGCCACCTCGTCGCGCGTGCTGGCGCCGGTGATCGACGACCTGGGCCTCGACTCCACGCCCAAGGAGCTCACGCGCAACATCGCCATCACGATCCCGCAGGACACCACGATCCTCAGCGTCGAGGTCACCTCGACCAGCGCGAAGCGGGCGGCCGAGATCGCGAACGCCATCTCGGAGGAGCTCTCCGGCGCCGTCGAGGAGATCGTCGCCAAGAGCGTCGACCAGAAGCCCACGATCGTTCCCTCCGTCATCGACGAGGCCGTCGTGCCGCAGTTCCAGTCGCTGCCCAACAAGAGCAGAGACGGCGCCCTCGGCGGCGTGCTTGGGCTCGTGCTCGGCATCCTCGTCGCGTTCATCGCGACGATCGCCGACACCAAGGTGCGCAACGAGGCCGCATTGGCCAGGGTCACCGACCTGCCGTACCTCGGGTCGATCACGCGCACGAAACGGGGCACGGATGCCGGCCTGATCACCGTGCGCGAACCCCGCAGCCACATCGCCGAGGACTTCCGCCGGGTGCAGTCGGCACTGGCGTTCGCCAACGTCGACGGCGAGTCCCGGCGGCTGCTGATCACCTCCGCGTCGCCGGCCGAGGGCAAGTCCACGTTCTCGGCGAACCTCGCGGTCACGCTCGCCGACCTGGGAGAGCGCACGCTGCTCATCGACGCCGATCTGCGCCGTCCGCGCGCGGGCGAGATCTTCGGCCTCGACTCCTCGGTCGGCCTCACCTCCGTCGTGCTCGGCTCTGTCGACTTGTCCGAGGCCGTGGTGCCGTGGCGAGCGTCGGGGCCGAACCTGCTGCTGTCGGGCGAGGTGCCTCCCAACTCGGCGTCCGTCCTCACCTCGCACGCCTTCGCCGACGTGCTCGACGAGGCAGGCGAGGGCAACGACGTGGTCGTGATCGACTCGCCGCCCGTGCTGACGGTCGCCGACACCAACCTGCTGGCGCCGCTGGCCGACGGCGTCGTGATCGTCGTCGACGCGTCCAAGACGAGCCGGCCGCAGCTGGCAGCCACGATCCGCACCCTCGAGGGCGCCGGTGCGTCGATCATCGGCATCGTGCTGAACAAGGTGCGGCTCGCTCGCGGTCGCACGACCTATTACACCGAGGAGAAGTCGGGGTCGGCCTGA
- a CDS encoding polysaccharide pyruvyl transferase family protein, which translates to MRVLIAWANDSSVNLGVRALARGSEDLVRTVWPDAEFTHLNYGRRQPEVPWSPRALVRERVTGRLGMQRWLRGFDLIWDTRSGDSFADIYGLTRHTTMSLLHEFAQQAGVPVVMAPQTIGPFRTRRGRVLARRNLRRSRLVFARDVVSASASAELGRPVAAVTSDLVFGIDQPTPAAEKRDVLLNVSGLLWNDNPHVDAERYRASIRRIIDELLAGGRTVTLFPHVLDSQSHDNDVPVSRDLAAEYDGRVDLVVPADLEDARSIIAAGELVIGARMHACLNALSTGTPAVAMAYSRKFAPLMEAVGWDHVVSITEQGEWADAVLAHAAAPALREQAEKARDRGRALLEPLVAGLRTSL; encoded by the coding sequence GTGCGCGTTCTCATCGCATGGGCGAACGATTCCAGCGTCAATCTCGGGGTGCGCGCTCTGGCGCGGGGCTCCGAGGACCTGGTGCGGACCGTTTGGCCGGACGCCGAGTTCACACATCTCAACTACGGCCGGCGCCAGCCGGAGGTGCCGTGGAGTCCTCGTGCGCTGGTGCGCGAGCGGGTCACCGGACGCCTCGGCATGCAGCGCTGGCTGCGCGGCTTCGACCTGATCTGGGACACGCGCTCCGGTGACAGCTTCGCCGACATCTACGGCCTCACGCGCCACACGACCATGTCGCTGCTGCACGAGTTCGCGCAGCAGGCGGGCGTGCCGGTGGTCATGGCCCCGCAGACGATCGGCCCGTTCCGCACCAGGCGCGGGCGCGTGCTCGCGCGGCGCAACCTGCGCCGCAGCAGGCTCGTGTTCGCGCGCGACGTCGTGAGCGCATCCGCGTCCGCCGAGCTGGGTCGCCCCGTCGCCGCGGTCACGAGCGACCTCGTGTTCGGGATCGACCAGCCGACGCCGGCTGCCGAGAAGCGCGACGTGCTGCTGAACGTCTCCGGTCTGCTGTGGAACGACAACCCGCACGTCGACGCGGAGCGGTACCGCGCCAGCATCCGCCGGATCATCGACGAGCTGCTCGCCGGCGGGCGCACGGTCACGCTGTTCCCCCACGTGCTCGATTCGCAGAGCCACGACAACGACGTGCCGGTGAGCCGGGATCTCGCCGCCGAGTACGACGGCAGGGTCGACCTGGTCGTCCCCGCCGATCTCGAGGACGCCCGGTCGATCATCGCGGCCGGCGAGCTCGTCATCGGGGCCCGGATGCACGCATGCCTGAACGCCCTGTCGACGGGCACGCCCGCGGTGGCCATGGCGTACTCGCGCAAGTTCGCCCCGCTCATGGAGGCGGTGGGCTGGGATCACGTCGTCTCGATCACCGAGCAGGGCGAATGGGCGGATGCCGTTCTCGCCCACGCCGCAGCGCCGGCGCTGCGCGAGCAGGCCGAGAAGGCCCGAGACAGGGGACGCGCACTTCTGGAACCGCTGGTCGCCGGGCTGAGGACCTCGCTGTGA
- a CDS encoding Coenzyme F420 hydrogenase/dehydrogenase, beta subunit C-terminal domain, which yields MTTLQERIADVVSRDACSGCGLCPRLDPGVRMQLDDRGYLRPVLDGESAPVDDAVAVFDRSCPGMRITAPEAPADAEHDALLGPNVGLWQAWATDEDVRKAGSSGGALTALHAWLLETGRAARITGAAAERTAPRRTVPVTITTRDQALAAAGSRYAPVGALENPDAFRSDSAVAGKPCEIAALRAAAPDVVDGEAPLLLSFFCAGTPSQKATDSLLDELGIAPDRPVDALRYRGNGWPGRFTARSGDTEVSADYDESWGRVLGPTTQWRCKICPDGVGQAADIVCADSWETDERGYPTFAEGDGISALIARTARGRETILAAVDAGVIAVRALNGRHLRDAQPLQTARRRFLFARLLGSRLAGRRPPRYRGFGLIRLTVSRPREAVRVMRGTFRRVRAARQS from the coding sequence GTGACCACCCTGCAGGAGCGGATCGCCGACGTCGTCTCCCGCGACGCCTGCTCCGGCTGCGGGCTGTGCCCCCGGCTCGATCCGGGCGTGCGCATGCAGCTCGACGACCGCGGGTACCTGCGCCCCGTGCTCGACGGCGAATCCGCCCCCGTCGATGATGCGGTCGCCGTCTTCGATCGCAGCTGCCCCGGTATGCGCATCACCGCCCCCGAGGCACCGGCGGATGCCGAGCACGACGCGCTTCTCGGCCCGAACGTGGGTCTGTGGCAGGCGTGGGCGACGGATGAGGACGTCCGCAAGGCCGGAAGCAGCGGCGGTGCCCTGACGGCGCTGCACGCCTGGCTGCTCGAGACCGGTCGCGCGGCCCGGATCACGGGCGCCGCGGCCGAGCGCACCGCTCCGCGGCGCACCGTGCCGGTGACGATCACGACCCGGGATCAGGCACTCGCGGCGGCGGGCAGCCGCTATGCGCCCGTCGGCGCCCTCGAGAACCCCGACGCGTTCCGCAGCGACAGCGCGGTGGCGGGCAAGCCGTGCGAAATCGCCGCGCTGCGCGCCGCCGCGCCCGACGTCGTCGACGGCGAGGCGCCGCTGCTGCTGTCGTTCTTCTGCGCGGGCACGCCGAGCCAGAAGGCCACCGACAGCCTGCTCGACGAGCTCGGCATCGCACCCGACCGCCCCGTCGACGCCCTGCGGTATCGCGGCAACGGCTGGCCGGGTCGCTTCACGGCCCGCAGCGGAGACACCGAGGTGTCGGCCGACTACGACGAGTCGTGGGGGCGTGTGCTCGGGCCCACGACCCAGTGGCGCTGCAAGATCTGCCCAGACGGGGTCGGCCAGGCTGCCGACATCGTCTGCGCGGACTCCTGGGAGACCGACGAGCGCGGCTATCCCACGTTCGCCGAGGGCGACGGCATCAGCGCGCTCATCGCCCGCACCGCACGCGGTCGCGAGACGATCCTCGCCGCCGTCGACGCCGGCGTCATCGCCGTGCGCGCGCTCAACGGACGTCACCTGCGCGACGCGCAGCCGCTGCAGACCGCACGGCGCCGGTTCCTCTTCGCGCGCCTGCTGGGGTCGCGTCTGGCAGGCAGGCGTCCGCCACGCTACCGGGGCTTCGGGCTCATCCGGCTCACCGTGTCTCGTCCCCGCGAGGCCGTGCGCGTCATGCGCGGCACCTTCCGGCGCGTGCGCGCGGCGAGACAGAGCTGA
- a CDS encoding PKD domain-containing protein gives MGTQSAASTHAPWRTAVAAVLGAALVLGAALVAPGAASADVPATKAPYLQRTDDVVTADALPTVQIDSGYVWAQTTIGNRVYAAGSFSNARSALAEPGTNLTPRSNILAYDITTGALLPFAPSVNGVIKAIAASPDGTRVYIGGSFTQVNGSARWGFAALDAQTGQLVPGFSPAIGGSGVYGIAVLGDSVYVGGSFTQANGVTRKNLAAFAASNGALRAWAPVTDQQVDALVADPDGTQIIAAGRFSSVNGLTSQRGLSAIDPVSGVVNTAWQANGTVKNGAPNGKAGIFALSTDDTGVYGTGWVFADVATGNLEGVFAADAGTGAIRWVSDCHGDHYGVYSNGSVVYSTSHTHQCDTVNLWPEQSTRQYRYVEAYTTTAEGTLSRSPSVGSIYQDWSGTPSPSAYSWFPDFTVGTASGLGQAGLTITGAGDYISVAGEFTSVNGQRYQGIVRFSTTPSTGAKQGPRLSSGAWAAPTAATASPGRIRVSIPANWDRDDRDLTYQLLRTGTSGAVDQKVVASGWWNTPQVSLSDTTVTPGSTYTYTVRAVDGDGNAVTSQPVTATASTGVSSDYADAVLDDGAQLYYPLGTTTSNWAGGASPQLGSGVSVATPGAVEGTTGTSASRLDGTTSGLISSGSSTNGPNEFTAEVWFKTNTTSGGKIFGFGNKQTDFSDSYDRHLYMQNNGRLTFGVYPGGVRTITSSASYNDNAWHHVAASLGSDGMKLYVDGALVAQDASVTDAQGYGGYWRVGGDNMNGWPNAPARWEFQGTVDEFAVYPSALTAAQVANHFAVGAGVEAPQAAFTATPSDLTVAFDATASTADAGQSITSYQWDFGDGATGTGATPTHAYAATGSYDVTLKVTDSRGLVGTVTKEVAVTGPNVLPTAAFTATASGLTVSVNGSGSSDPDGTVASYSWDWGDGSAAGSGATATHTYSAPGTYRVTLTVTDDRGGQGTASRDISATHAAPVAAFTVSASALVASVDASASSASDAATLGYSWNWGDGTAPGTGKTATHAYAADGEYTITLTVTDSVGASAQTTRTLAVADQQFAIRDDFERTATSGWGSAETGGAYTVTSGSSSVASVGGGRGLLTLAAGQTRTIALASTSLSDTLTTLTYSSDQAPSTGSSYIGVSARKSATAEYLVRVWMRNDGKLWLVIQQGGTVLTSKALATTWAAGDVFRLSVQVTGSSPTTIQAKTWKDGTPEPADWQLTTTDSTPGLQGAGWAGVHANRGGSSTSTAEFAFDALRVTDLTAAEPEPVNQAPVASFTSSVSDKTVSVDASASSDADGTIASYSWNWGDGSPAGAGATASHTYAAAGTYTVTLTVTDDDGATATATGQVTIAADPVNPADPGTIASDDFGRTVTGGWGAADIGGAWTLSGGAASAASVADGAGVLTLAAGSTRNMVLGDVSAQNVTVSADFSVDTAPATGSVYAGVIARSGAAGNYLVRSWLNANGTVWIVIQRGSTVLSATQLPGVSWGAGDVFTLKADVSGGASTTISAKLWAHGTAEPAAWQSTAVDASAIDATGSVGVHANRVSSATGASTVRIDSVRVVDNG, from the coding sequence ATGGGCACGCAGTCCGCAGCATCCACGCACGCTCCCTGGCGCACCGCCGTCGCCGCCGTACTCGGCGCAGCCCTCGTCCTCGGCGCAGCGCTGGTCGCGCCCGGCGCGGCATCCGCCGACGTCCCCGCGACGAAGGCGCCGTATCTGCAGCGCACCGACGACGTCGTGACGGCCGATGCGCTGCCGACCGTGCAGATCGACTCGGGCTACGTCTGGGCGCAGACCACGATCGGCAACAGGGTCTATGCCGCCGGGAGCTTCTCGAACGCACGGTCGGCCCTGGCCGAGCCCGGCACGAACCTGACGCCGCGCAGCAACATCCTCGCCTACGACATCACGACCGGCGCACTGCTGCCCTTCGCCCCCTCGGTGAACGGCGTGATCAAGGCCATCGCCGCCTCGCCCGACGGCACACGGGTGTACATCGGCGGCTCGTTCACGCAGGTAAACGGGTCGGCGCGCTGGGGCTTCGCAGCGCTCGATGCGCAGACGGGCCAGTTGGTTCCGGGGTTCTCGCCCGCGATCGGCGGTTCCGGCGTCTACGGCATCGCCGTGCTCGGAGACTCCGTCTACGTCGGCGGCAGCTTCACGCAGGCGAACGGTGTCACACGCAAGAACCTCGCCGCCTTCGCGGCCTCGAACGGCGCGCTGCGGGCCTGGGCGCCCGTCACCGACCAGCAGGTCGACGCCCTCGTCGCCGACCCGGACGGCACGCAGATCATCGCGGCCGGGCGGTTCTCGTCGGTCAACGGCCTCACCTCTCAGCGGGGGCTGTCGGCGATCGACCCGGTCTCGGGCGTCGTGAACACGGCCTGGCAGGCGAACGGCACGGTCAAGAACGGTGCCCCCAACGGCAAGGCGGGCATCTTCGCGCTCTCGACAGACGACACCGGCGTCTACGGCACCGGATGGGTGTTCGCCGACGTCGCGACGGGCAACCTCGAGGGCGTGTTCGCGGCGGATGCCGGCACGGGAGCGATCCGCTGGGTGTCCGACTGCCACGGCGACCATTACGGCGTGTACTCGAACGGCTCGGTGGTGTACTCGACCAGCCACACCCACCAGTGCGACACCGTGAACCTGTGGCCGGAGCAGTCCACGAGACAGTACCGCTACGTGGAGGCGTACACCACGACGGCCGAGGGCACGCTGAGCCGTTCGCCGTCCGTCGGCAGCATCTACCAGGACTGGAGCGGCACGCCCTCTCCCTCGGCGTACTCGTGGTTCCCCGACTTCACGGTCGGCACCGCATCGGGCCTCGGCCAGGCGGGGCTGACGATCACCGGTGCCGGCGACTACATCTCGGTGGCCGGCGAGTTCACGAGCGTGAACGGGCAGCGCTACCAGGGCATCGTGCGCTTCTCGACCACTCCGAGCACCGGCGCGAAGCAGGGACCACGCCTGTCGTCGGGAGCCTGGGCCGCGCCGACCGCCGCGACCGCGTCGCCGGGGCGCATCCGCGTCTCGATCCCCGCGAACTGGGATCGTGACGACCGCGATCTCACCTACCAGCTGCTGCGCACGGGCACGAGCGGAGCGGTCGACCAGAAGGTCGTCGCCTCGGGGTGGTGGAACACGCCGCAGGTATCGCTGAGCGACACCACGGTGACCCCCGGCTCGACCTACACCTATACCGTGCGTGCCGTCGACGGCGACGGCAACGCCGTGACCAGTCAGCCGGTCACCGCCACGGCATCCACCGGCGTCTCGTCCGACTACGCCGACGCCGTGCTCGACGACGGAGCCCAGCTCTACTACCCGCTCGGCACCACGACGTCGAACTGGGCAGGAGGAGCCTCCCCGCAGCTCGGAAGCGGCGTGAGCGTCGCCACGCCGGGCGCGGTCGAGGGCACGACGGGAACCTCGGCCTCGCGGCTCGACGGCACCACTTCGGGGCTCATCTCGTCCGGATCGTCCACGAACGGCCCGAACGAGTTCACGGCCGAGGTGTGGTTCAAGACGAACACGACCAGCGGCGGCAAGATCTTCGGCTTCGGAAACAAGCAGACCGACTTCTCCGACAGCTACGACCGTCACCTGTACATGCAGAACAACGGCCGCCTCACCTTCGGCGTCTATCCGGGCGGGGTGCGCACGATCACCTCCAGCGCGTCGTACAACGACAACGCGTGGCACCATGTTGCCGCTTCCCTCGGCTCCGACGGCATGAAGCTGTACGTCGACGGAGCGCTGGTCGCGCAGGACGCATCGGTCACCGATGCGCAGGGCTACGGCGGATACTGGCGCGTCGGCGGCGACAACATGAACGGTTGGCCGAACGCCCCCGCGAGGTGGGAGTTCCAGGGCACGGTCGACGAGTTCGCGGTGTACCCCTCGGCGCTGACCGCGGCCCAGGTCGCGAACCACTTCGCGGTCGGTGCGGGCGTCGAGGCGCCCCAGGCCGCGTTCACGGCCACGCCGAGCGACCTCACCGTCGCGTTCGACGCCACGGCCAGCACCGCGGACGCCGGTCAGAGCATCACCTCCTACCAGTGGGACTTCGGCGACGGTGCCACGGGAACGGGGGCCACCCCGACGCACGCCTACGCCGCGACCGGCTCGTACGACGTGACCCTGAAGGTCACCGACAGCCGCGGCCTGGTCGGCACCGTCACGAAGGAGGTCGCGGTCACGGGACCCAACGTCCTGCCCACCGCGGCGTTCACCGCGACGGCATCCGGCCTGACCGTCTCGGTGAACGGATCGGGATCGTCCGACCCCGACGGCACGGTCGCCTCGTACTCGTGGGACTGGGGCGACGGCTCGGCCGCCGGCAGCGGTGCCACGGCGACGCACACCTACAGCGCTCCCGGCACGTACCGTGTGACCCTCACCGTGACCGACGACCGCGGCGGTCAGGGCACCGCCTCGCGCGACATCTCGGCGACGCACGCCGCGCCGGTCGCGGCGTTCACGGTCTCGGCATCCGCCCTCGTCGCGAGCGTCGACGCCAGCGCGTCCAGCGCATCGGATGCCGCGACCCTGGGCTACTCGTGGAACTGGGGAGACGGCACAGCGCCGGGGACGGGGAAGACCGCCACCCACGCCTATGCGGCGGATGGCGAGTACACCATCACCCTCACCGTGACCGACAGCGTCGGCGCCAGCGCACAGACCACGCGCACACTCGCCGTCGCCGATCAGCAGTTCGCGATCCGCGACGACTTCGAACGCACCGCGACGTCGGGTTGGGGATCGGCCGAGACAGGCGGTGCGTACACGGTGACGTCGGGGTCGTCGTCGGTGGCGTCGGTGGGCGGAGGGCGCGGTCTGCTCACGCTCGCGGCCGGCCAGACGCGCACCATCGCGCTCGCGTCGACATCGCTGTCCGACACGCTGACCACCCTGACGTACTCGTCCGACCAGGCGCCCTCCACGGGCAGCTCCTACATCGGGGTGAGCGCGCGCAAGTCGGCCACGGCCGAGTACCTCGTGCGCGTGTGGATGCGCAACGACGGAAAGCTGTGGCTCGTGATCCAGCAGGGCGGCACGGTGCTCACCTCGAAGGCCCTCGCGACGACGTGGGCGGCCGGCGACGTGTTCCGGCTCTCCGTGCAGGTGACGGGATCGTCGCCGACCACGATCCAGGCGAAGACCTGGAAGGACGGCACACCGGAGCCCGCGGACTGGCAGCTCACGACCACCGATTCGACTCCGGGCCTGCAGGGCGCCGGCTGGGCGGGCGTGCACGCGAACCGCGGCGGAAGCTCCACCTCGACGGCGGAGTTCGCGTTCGACGCACTGCGGGTGACCGATCTGACGGCCGCCGAGCCCGAGCCCGTGAACCAGGCGCCCGTCGCCTCCTTCACGAGCTCCGTGTCCGACAAGACGGTGAGCGTGGACGCGTCGGCCTCGAGCGATGCCGACGGCACGATCGCTTCGTACTCGTGGAACTGGGGCGACGGCTCGCCGGCGGGGGCCGGCGCCACGGCCTCGCACACCTACGCGGCCGCGGGCACGTACACGGTGACGCTCACGGTCACCGACGATGACGGCGCCACGGCGACGGCGACGGGGCAGGTCACGATCGCCGCCGACCCGGTCAACCCGGCCGATCCGGGCACCATCGCCAGCGACGACTTCGGGCGCACGGTCACCGGGGGCTGGGGCGCGGCGGACATCGGCGGCGCATGGACGCTGTCGGGCGGTGCAGCGTCCGCGGCATCGGTCGCCGATGGCGCCGGGGTGCTCACCCTGGCCGCCGGCAGCACCCGCAACATGGTGCTCGGCGACGTGTCCGCCCAGAACGTCACCGTCTCCGCGGACTTCTCCGTCGACACGGCCCCGGCGACGGGCTCGGTGTACGCCGGCGTGATCGCCAGGTCCGGCGCGGCGGGGAACTACCTGGTGCGGTCGTGGTTGAACGCCAACGGCACCGTGTGGATCGTGATCCAGCGCGGATCGACGGTGCTCTCCGCCACGCAGCTGCCCGGGGTGAGCTGGGGTGCGGGCGACGTCTTCACCCTCAAGGCGGATGTCTCGGGCGGAGCATCCACGACGATCTCGGCGAAGCTGTGGGCGCACGGCACGGCGGAGCCTGCGGCGTGGCAGAGCACGGCCGTCGACGCGAGCGCGATCGACGCCACCGGCTCCGTCGGTGTGCACGCGAACCGTGTGAGTTCTGCGACGGGAGCGTCGACGGTGCGGATCGACAGCGTCCGCGTCGTCGACAACGGGTGA